The genomic segment AGAAAAAGGGGCAGAGAATGCAAGAACCAGATACAGAGAGAAGGGTCAAAATGttatcttctggacatgacacaGCCGTTACAATCATGAACGTCCAGTAGCTGTCAACAGTCAATTATGGAAGGGGAGGGGCTTATGGGATCATATCCCACCCTGCTGAATTATTGACTACTGATGGATTTTGTCTGAGACACCCATTGTCTTCAGTTCCGAGCCTATGCTCACCTAAACCAGGTGGCCATGGTTAAACACAGCTGGTCACAAAGCAAACAGATGTGAATGctagaaagggaggagaggggaaagagttGACAGGGGGTGAGAGGAGAttagaagatggagggagagaatagCCAGAATATGTTATACACCTGTATGACATtgttaaagaagaaaatcagtaagaattatgtttaaaaataatcaagaagTGGGGTCCAGTAAGATGTGCTTCCTGGCTCAAGATGTGAGTCCTTTTCTTAGATATATGTTCCTACATCCTCTTAACAGAAGCTAAGCCCAATGGGTCACCTGAATTTGGATTTGAACCTCCAACAGGGAGGAAATGAACCTCTTCTCTTTGTAACTTAAGTACTTCAGTTATTTTATGATAGCGATAGAGACTTGACTAACActtgtatcttatttttttttgtattatttattttattatttttttttttacaaaagtttaTTACAATGTACAACAGGCTCCAGGATAACACTTCATTCTAACTATAGGTGGCAATGATGTTATATTATAGGAGGGAATCCAGATGTTTAACAGGCTCCAGGATAACACTTCATTCTAGCTGTAGATGGCAAAGATGTTATGGCAGGGAATCCAGATATTTAAATAGGAATGGAAGAGGGTCACCATCATCTCAAGATATGAGGAACAGCTTACTTTTTGCCAGATTTCTTAATTCCACCTGTGGCCAGGGGTCCCTTCCCCGCGGCCTTGGCTTTTAGCTCCTCGAgtttcttctgctcctctttttgtttctgcttgaaAGCCTTATCTTCCTCGTCCATTTCCTTAGTCTGCTTCTTGGGCTGTTTCAGGGGCTTCTTTTTGCCACCTTCCCGGCCCGACATGGCGCcttgtatcttatttttaatacagttttttttttattgattcttggaGAATTTCACCTGTACCTGATCTCACTCATTTCCCAATtcctccatatccacccttcagcCCTGTAGCatgcccccaaaataaaatttaaaaaaaatgataattaaaaataaaaccaacaaatcaacaaaaagtCACCTTGTTCtcccatctttcccacctcccccatcccctcttcaTTTGCCATTTGGCATCAGGAGCTGCTGTGTGTCATGTAGTAAACCCTTTGTCCACTCAGCGTTACTTGCAAAAATGTTCATTATGTAATATATTGTGGTCAGGTTCAAAGCTTCTGGTCCCTGccacaccatcaatactggaccctcaccaaaactcctctcagatttcctgctgttgccctgagtcatggggATCCTGTGGCTATGGTGCTGCAGGACAATCCTTCTTATGTTTCAGCAGATCGTAGATGGGGTAGATGTGGGAAGGGCCAAGTGAAAACCCTgaatgtgggtctgggtggtagctgactTGGTCAGTCCGGGTCCCTGGTACACCCCCCACCAACCCTaggtctggatgtcaccatggctccAGTAGCAGCACAGCTTAGCCAGATCAGTGTGGCCCCTGTGGCAGCATTGTCCTaggacaccaacatggtctcagatGGCTGACCAGTCCCCTGGTATCTGCGTGGCCCTCAGTGGTAACGGGGGCCACAGGCATCAACCCCTGGCTGCTGTAGGGCcaaggacccagacatggccctaggcTGCAGCTTGGGCTGGACATCACCATGGTCCTGGGGAACAGTGCAGGTCACTCAGATCCGTATGGTCCCAGCCATAGCATGACTTTCAGACACTAATATGGCCtcaggtggtggcccagacctTGGGCATCAGATCAGCATGACTCCTGCAGCAGCTTAGCCCTTGGATGCCAACAAGCCCATAGGTGGTGGCCCAACATCAGGCATTTGTGTGGCCTTTGGCAGGAACATGGGCCACAGATGTCAACACAGACCTCAGATGGGGTAGGACCACTGAACCAGACATGGCACTTGGCAGCAACCTGGACCCGGACATCACCAGGACCCAGGGTGGCAGTCAGGCCACCCACAGCAGCCTGTTCCTCAATACCTTTGCTTCTTCAGCGctgcctctttccacagcacatggactggtctgcttctctctcccatttctccaccacatATTTGCTCATCATAATGGCCCCTGCCACAAGGACACCTGGCAGGCCTGTGGATGTCTTCAGCAAACGTGGGTTGTGAGGACCCAGGTGGGCCTGTGGATGCTTTCAGACAGCCTACACACTGAGTACCCAGGCAGACCTGTGCCTATCTTCTGTCCACTTGGGCTATGGGACCCAGGCAGGCCTGTGGATGTCTTCAGTTAGTCCTGGCCAAGAGGACTCAAGCATTATATGGCTGTATTCCACCTGCATAGGCAGAGAGGACCCAGGTAGGTTGTGGCTATGTTCAACTTGTCTGAGCAGAGAGGACCCAGGCAGGCTTGTGAACGTCTTCAGCCGTCCAGGGACATCAGTACTTATATGGTGACAATTAAAATATCACCTATGGTTCAAAGATGTCCTATCAATTTAATCCTTAGAATCAGAAGTAGATAATGTGTGAGGTGTAGGGAGGTGAATGGATTACTAGGTTCATGGAATTATCATGAGAGTAACTTTATCATAAAAGTGAGTTCTTTCTAGCTCACTTGGTTTGTACGTGTCAAacacatttatatgtataataCAGGATGGGCACCCTTAATCCAAAattggaaacaaacacacagacacacacacacacacacacacacacacacacacacacatacacaccacacccctATCTAgggatatataaaaatatataaatcaatatatatatacagcttCTTAAGTCaggagctgaaaagatggctcattCAATAAAGATATTCACTAAAGATATGTATAAAccaggaaagagagaacagattccAAGAAATTCTCTCctgtctgcatctgcctctggagttctgggattaaaggtgtccaccatcATCACCCATTGTAAcaattttagtgtttttaaagtGTTGCTTAAGCTTTTtcactagtttttttttgttctacATCTGAGAAGTAAGTCAGTTATACTGCCATATTCCAGTCTCTGAGACAAAAGggctgagtttgaggcaagcctaggCCATTTTCTCTTGccccaggaaagagaaaatagagagggggaaagaaaaccAAGTCATCAAGTAGTATTTCTGGGACAAAGGCGATTTATTCCACTTAAAAACTAATTAAcatcaggcaatggtggcatctgcctttaatcccaggactttggaggcagaggcaggtatatctctgattttgaggccaaccttgtctacaaagctagttccaggacaaccagagctatatagagaaaccccgtctctagaaaacaaaacaaaacaaaaaaattatttacttaatttgtgtgtgtatgcttgtatatatgtTGTTTACGTATGTGGTATACCACACGTGTTCATGGGTTCACATACGTGTTTCATACATTGAagccagagaaagacactgggtgCTCTATGCTATCACTCTCTACTTTATTCCtatgggacagggtctctcattgaacttggagctgGACTGAtgtccagcaagccccagtgagcatcctgtttctgcctcccatagcactaggattataggccATGCCTGGTGACCCCTTTGTTCATGGGTGCTGGTGTAGCAAGTACTTACTCATTGAGCTATTTTCACAATGTATATACATCAGTGTGCAGGATAGAGGATAGTcttgaatattatttttcagGAACATTGTctgtctcttttgagacaggtctctcactgatctgGAATTCACCAATTAGACTAGACTGGCTGATCAGAGGACCCAGGAAtatccctgtctccatctctggtgctggcattacaagtGCACAGTAATACTCAAcatttttgtgtgggttctgaagcttgaattcatgtcctcatgcttacGTAGCAAGCACTCcccctgactgagccatctttccagtctcatttatttgtttttttttggtatatGCTGGTATTTGACCTCCAGAGATGCCCACACCTGGGCAAAGCAGAAGCTTCAGCAAGTGGCTATCCCCAGACATAAACTCGAATGAGTTCAGATGAATACATAAACAGGGAGCCTTGGCTACACAAAGAGActgcatctcaaaaaaaaaaaaaaaaaaaaaaaaaaaaaaaaaaaaaaaaaaacaagaaaacccccAAATTTGGAAaatctgcatgcatgcatgtccagATGACCCCAAGAGTGATCCACATGCTGGGTACCTAGCCTGTCTTTGGCCTAGACAAAACGGAGTAGAGAGATGAGTGTCTTCCTAGAATGCTGAACAAGAGTCtgaactcttcttttttttgttttgttttgtttttagagacagggtttctctgtagcttttttaaagcctgtcctggaactagctcttgtagaccaggctggcctccaactcacagagatccgcctgcctctgcctcccgagtgctgggattaaaggcgtgcaccaccaccgccccgctaaGAGTCTGAACTCTTGATAGAAGTGGAGAAGGGCGTGGGAACCACTCAGTGGACTCAACTCTTCTTAGTTCCTTTTGTAGAccaatcctgggtttttttgtcttGTGGTGTTGTGTTGTAAAGAGGAGGAGCAGCGGGCcacatcccgccacctggctagcttaacccgaaataattacacagaaactgtattcatttaaacattgcctgacccattagctctagcctcttattggctaactctcacatcttgctttaacccatatctgttaatctgtgtcttaccatgaggtcatggcttactgggaaagattcagcatgtctgactctgggcaactccatggcagctctctttgcctgccttctttccagcatcctgttctgtctactccacccacctaattttctgccctatcaaaaggccaaggcagtctctatttaaccaatgaaagtaacacatagacagaagaccctcctacaccagtgcTGGTCAGGATGAAGGATAAACAATCTAATTTTGGGACAATAGAACAGGCCAAGCCCATCCCTATTCCTGTCAATCCATAGCCCTGGATGTTCAGGtttcatttttagtttgttttcttttatgtgtgtgcatccatgtgggAATCAGAGACTAATGTAGGGTGTTCTCTTTACCTGCTCTCCAGCGCGTTATCTATCCATCTGTTTGTTCTGAGTATGTGAGTGGTTTTGTGTatctgcacatgtgtgcgtgaGTACGTGAGTAGGTATGGGCTTGTGTGAATGGATATAAGGAGACTGGAGGAAGATTTTGGGTATTTTACTTGATCATTCTtcaccatctatctatctatctgtctgtctgtctgtctgtctgtctgtctgtctgactgactgactgtctgCCTatcatctgtctgcctgtgtaggcagaggctgcttctttgttttccagctgcccagactcttaaaataatcacacagaaatctatattaattgcaatactgtttggccaatagtttaagtgtatttctgcctttctcttatattctaaactaactcatctccattaatctgtgcattaccatgaggctgtggcctactggcaaaattTTGGCAGGCTCTAGTGGAGGGGTCTGTCcccagtggtggctacatggctccttactgactctgccttctttctcccagcattcagcttagttttcctgcctagctctattctgctaagccactggccaaaacagatttattcattaaccaataaaagcataaggacttcccataccatgtctgtctgtctgtctgtctatctatcatctatctatctatctatctatctatctatctatctatctatctatctatctatcatctatatgtctatatatctgtTAACTTTTGAGATACGGTCTCACTAATTAGTCCTGGTTGACTTGAAACTAGACATATAGACTAGAGTGGCCTCCAAtgcacagaaatcagcctgcctctgattctcaagtactgggattaaaggtatgtaccaccatgcctggttccccTTTcattgcttgagacagggtcactcatTGGCCCTGAAGATTCTGGTTTACTCTAGTGTAACTTGCTATCAAGATCCTTGGATCCACCTGTCTGCATCCGCCAGCACTAGGTTATAGGCATGTGTGGTCATgatctacttttttatttgtactggggatttgaactctctGATCCACTTGCTTTCTCAGCAACTGCTCTTACCATGGAGGTTtctcctcagcctctctgagaCCATGTCTCACCCACTGTGGTGGGTAGGAACAGAAATAATCCCcattggctcatatatttgaatgcttggtccttagGGAGCAttttcctaatccaaagtcccCAAATCTACATTCCACCAGCAAGCATCATGGTCAAAGCCTAATCACTCCTTGACATGGGTTagggaggtgtggccatgttatAGTAAgagtgtccttgttggaggaactgtgtcactggtggcgggctttggggtttcaaatgctgaAGCTGGGACCagtgtctcttttcttctgctgcctgccaAACTGGACACAGAACTCTCAGCACTTCTCTAGcgccatgtctgcttgcatgctgtcatgctttcAGCTGTGACTATAATggaatgaacctctgaaaccataagcaaacCCAATTACAtgctttcctttacaagagttgttATGGCCATGgttgtcttttcacagcaatagaacactaagacggAAGTTGGTATCAGGAGTAAGATATTGCTTTGACAGTCCTGACCATGTTGTGTGTTGGTGGAATGcagaagactttgggactttgggttAGGGAAGCAGTTGAGCACATTAACTGATGCTTAATgagccatactagtaggagcatggaagacaatgcCGAGGTTGATTTGAACTTGGGGGGTCCTAGTTCAAGAAGTTTCAGAAGGAAAGAAGTGGCCTAGAGATggttcttatgatattttggcaaagaaagtggctgctttctgccaaaaaaaaatctgcctgaggctaaattgaagagtttttggATTAATGGTGCTAGTAGAAGATATTTCAAAACAGTTTAGTACTGATTGTGTCATGTAGTTATAAGTGGCCAGTCTTATGCAACTCTATAATAAAGAGAAGTAAGCTGaacaggaaaaagtaaaaaatgtacagtttgacGAGAAAAGAGGCACCGGGAGGTGTAATGGAGCTAAGTCTTGTGctcaaggaaattaaaaaaagtcTGTGTTAGGGATGCTGTcattgcctcttcctcctcctgctcctactcctctacctcttccttctttttcttcattttcctactTCCGTCtcactcctctccttcctcttcttcatcccctctgtttcctttctcttccccttcttctctccactcactccccatcttttcttccgtctcctccccttttcattcttcttttccctctttcctcctccctcttcacttctcctcctccttttcccttcccatcttttcctgtgcagggtattgaacccagggtcttgcacaaGGTAGTCAAACATTCTAACAATGTATTCaccaatgtttgtttgttttttgtttttcatttgaaatggGTCTCAAGGTTGGTCCAATTAGACAAAAACTTGGATACTTCTGCCCCGGTCTCCCAAGTACCTTGGATGACAGGTGTATATCACCACTTCTTGTTACTGCATATTTTCTTTCTACATGTGATCTAATCCCTACATCAGCCCCTTCAATCTTTCAGTACTGTCCTCATTCTCATTTTGCTCAAGAACAAAATTCAAGGTTCGGAGAGATTTATGAACTCACCCAAAGTTACCCAACTCTAAGTAGCACAACAGAGAGGAGGTAGTGACTGTGACCATGTGTAATCCTGATACTTGTGGGCACTCTGGGGCTTTGGGAGggcctttttaaaataatcaaaacaggcACCTCTCCACTTTGATAGGAAAGCCTAGTTTATTGTAACTAAGAAATGAACACTGTAACATTGTATATTGTATGGTAGTAGGATACAGTAAAATAATCTAGTGCTATCTGCCACTGTATATAACATTCATAGTTCCTAAGAAAACCAAGCTCCTGGGCTCACAAAATTGATCATTTTTGATCTTTGAGGACCTCACTGGTTGACTAGGTCCTTTCCACATCCCTCAGACCCTGCCATTCTCATATGCTTAACTATGCCTGTGCTTTtgtagcttattttcttcttatgtAAGAATTGAACTCAAGGTCTCGCACTTACTGGGCAAGAgctttactgctgagctacatctctagagTCTGTGGTCTGAGTCAGTTTTGAGAAGGTTCGGATGCAGAATTCAAGGGAGGCACTGAGAAGAGTTGCTGGAGAAGAAATTTACTAGAAAGGTTATTAAtgccatggacagacagacaacatcATAGTGGCACAAACCTTGAGTAGAAACAAGTGCTAGCACCAGGGACACACAGCTTGACCAGGGTTCTGGAGTAGAATTGGAGAGTGTTACAaagtggtggggagggaggatcCCTTCTAATGGGTCTCAGAGGAAGTAGGGTAGAAATGGGTTCACACTGTTAGACTTCAGCCAAACTCTCTGATTTCCTAGAAGGAGAGCAGGATGTATGGCCATATGGTAGCATTTTGATAGCCCCAGAGCCTGTAAACTCAACTCCTCAAGAGGgaaatcccagcacctgaaaTCTATCctcattaaatttttattgctggtgtgtgatggctattcttgattgTCAGGTTAACTACCCAAGCAAGTAGGAAcgtctgtgaaggatttttcttaatcatttgAGTGGGAAGATgaacctttaatccagatcttttgaggtgggaagatacaccttaaatctgggccacagCTTCTGGTAGCAGTCTATATAAAggccatggaagaagaaagcttttgctttttgtctgcTTGCCCTCACGTCCACTGGCATTAGAGCATACTCCTTCTGATTTCTGGCATTATactaaagaccagctgagaccTGCATCCTCACGGACTGAGAAACTACTGGATCTTTGGGTTTTCCATTGATAGAAAATCATTGTTGAACTAGTTGGACCACAGCTTTCAAGCTGCtctaataaattccctttataaatatttttatagatatatttattttatcagttctgttcctctagataACTCTAATTAATACATTGTGATAAACTCTTTGACCACAAgctatttgaggagaaaagactttattgtgttttgtttacaGCTTACAGTCATTCattaagggaagtcaaggcagggactcaaggcaggaaaccggaggcaggaactgaagcagaggccatggaggagcacaCTATTTATTGACTTGTtcctcacagcttgctcagcctgctttattagaCCACCCACGACCATCTGCCAAGGATGGCACTGCCAGTgaactggaccctcccacatcaatcattaaccaagaaaatgccccacagacttgcctatttCAATGtgatggagccattttctcaactgagttcCCCCATTCCCAAAGAACTCTATCTTGTGTAATGTTGATGAAACTTAACAAGGACAACGTCTGACTCAAAGACAGTAATCCCAGTAAGGAGCCTGTCAGTGTCTGTGATGCTGTAGCTATTGTGACTGAGCAAAAGTCTGGATCCTAACAAGTTTCATTCATTCTAGAAGTATAAAATGGGAGGACATGGGCAGGAACAGGGTCTTTTCTAACTCAtactctcccttccctgcctagGTCCCAGACTTGGCTCTACTCTCCAATTTAGTCAACTCACACTGTACCATGGGGGTGATgttgtatcttttttaaaaattacatttattgtggctatatgtgtatatgcacatgcacaccaggGCATGAGTgaagaggtcaggggacaatttgTGGGAGACCATTCTTTCCTTCTATATATCTTGGAGCATAAACTCAGGTGTCAGTATTGGTGGcatctgagtcatcttgccagctcacgtggcattattttcttttcttccttctcttcccagttAGCTTAGTAGTGAGGATTTGATTGTATGGTGAGCAAATGACCTGGTACCCCTCCCACTCCTAACACATGAACTGAAGAGTCTCCTAGCTTCATTCAACAATACTCTCACTGATGGCCTGGTGGTCATTGTCCTTGGCAAAATCTCGTCTCCATGTACGATGGGATAGAGAAGTAATATGGATCATCCAAACCTAGAGGGAGGATTCTACCCAGTAGGCAGCCTCAGGTGCCACTCAGGTGTCCTGTCCTGCAAGTACAAAGCTCTCATAATTTCCATGACCTGGCCTTTGTATCCTGCCCTCCACccagcccttctttctcttccaactCCATCGGTCCCTTTGAGTCCCACAAAACTTTTCAAGGCTTCCTCCAATATTCTTCCTTCCAGGAACCTTTCCTTAACTTTGCTCTCAGCCCTCGTCCAGGCTAAGCCTGGACAACACCTTTGGGCACACTCCTCTGGTCACCGTCTTCCCTTccaccccttctcctcccactcagtcttcctcttctttctttatacTATCTCCTTCCTTAtctcactccctcctccctttttcctcctcccctctttcttcacTCCTCacactcctcctcttcttccctcttttctcttcccatcctcccatctttttccttcctcccttccttctccttttgtgTTAAGGATACACTCCACTTATGCCTTCAGGACTAACTGTTAGGCACTAGACCACCAATTGGTATGCCCGTCCCTGTAAAAAACCacttctgcttccagctctccttGGTTGCTTGTAGTTATTTGTGTAGGactgaggcctcatgggcttccCCACACCTCAACTCTGTTCACTTGGGTGTGTTCATTGCTGTAtgtgttcagctcatgtttattCAGTCATGTTGAGAGTGAGACTTGTGGGTGTAGCTTTCAACATTCCCAGGTgaaacaatctcacagcaaactccccgaccctcttacagtctttctgccttctcttctgcaatATCCCCTAAGATTTAGGGTCAGGAGtgctttgtagatgtatccattgagactgggctccacagttctgcattttgattagttgtggttttctgtaatgacctCTGTTTACTGCAAAGAGAAATTTAGTTGATGAGGGTTGAAAACTACACTTTTCTGTGGGTGTaagaacaaatgtttaaaaattgtgACATCAtatggactgaacaggttatatttagcaatatatatgtatatatatatacttatatgcatgcaataacaatagtaaaaaaagaggctatgaatttaaaGGAGAGTAAGAGAAGATATATggcagggtttggagggaggaagtgaagggagaaatgttgtgattttattataatctaaaaccaaccaaacaaaaaagggtGCAGCCCACGGCCTTGCATTTGTCGAGTGTGTACCAACACTGGCCTGCGGGACTGTTTCCTTTCCGCACTGTGTCTCTCTGCATAACCCATTTCCTTCCT from the Arvicola amphibius chromosome 10, mArvAmp1.2, whole genome shotgun sequence genome contains:
- the LOC119825752 gene encoding translation machinery-associated protein 7 — encoded protein: MSGREGGKKKPLKQPKKQTKEMDEEDKAFKQKQKEEQKKLEELKAKAAGKGPLATGGIKKSGKK